CAAAATTTGACAGAGGAAAACTAGTTTTGAAGTTACTGAACGTTTCTTCTCCAATTGCTTCtaaccccccccccacaTAGGTTTCGGGGTCTGCCAGAGTTCCGACACAGAGACTTCAAACAAGTAAGTGACGACAAAATATGATCTCTGATGACAACTTGACTTGGCCATATCGCTAAAATACCCACCCTGAACTTTTTGCGTTCCCTTGCATTGTAAAGACCACCTTGTAGATGACCAAAGGATGAAACCGCCATTTATAGGCtgcaaacaaacaaaaaagcGACACGAAGCGATTGGCAAGAAATATAGTAGATTGATACAATTGATTCATCTGTTATTTCAGTATGTTCTGAAATTCAACTTCAAGATCAGTGCCTAAAGACTTCATCGCTCTCCAATCATGATCTGATAATAGTGTTGAGAACGAGACTCACGAATTGAAGCTAGAaatgatcttctcgagaaAGGGAGCAGTTCTCCACATTGTTCAGGTTGAGTTTCATATCATATATCTTTTCATGTGTCTCCAAAAGCCCTCTGAACGCTTTTAAGAGCCCTTCGAGGAAatccatcacgtgacataaATCTATGGATGTCTAGTTTCAAGAGATGTAAAATCTTACAACCTTAAAGCGATGTGGCGCAGCGGAAAGCGCGCAGGGCTCATAACCCTGATGTCCCCCGGATCGAAACCGGGCTATTTTTTGTCTCAATTTTTTCAAGAAGcgaatatatatatgtttCATCATATCCTCTTACCACAGTTAGCACCTACTAGTAACCATTCAATTAATTGGAATCATTTTATTATGTACCACTTGCGTTAACCAGTCTTAATGAGACAAGGCATGCTGGAAAAGTTGAATCTATCCTATAAATACGATGTTGAATCATACTGTGTATTGTATGAGTGCCTTCTTATTCAAGAACGGCGCAGAAGCCAGTAAGGAGACCCTCGTTCTTGGCCCACTCGAAAAACTGCCgcacaaactcctcctgttGTTGTCGGGTGAAGGTGAACATGAGAGTGTTGAGCAGCGTCTCAACCTTAGACACATGGTTGGACACAAAGGTCTCGTAGTACAGGtacgagaagaagcccatGAGGAACTGGCAGTCCATTCGGTCTGTGATTCCTCCGTGGCCGGGAATGGTGTCTCCAAAGTCCTTGACCTGGAAGGCTCGCTTGAGACCGGAGGCGAAGAAGCCTCCAAAGGGGGCCACCAGGGAGGCAAAAGAGGCCAGAATGCCAACATGGAAGTGGATGGGCGCGGCTGAGAaggtggttttgtgggTGAGCTGTCGCAGGAACTCGGTGGGGATGGGGTACTCCTTAGGCATGAAGACGGGGTTAGGAACACACGTCAGGTTGGAGAAGAGGTTGGTTCCCATGTCCTCAACGGGGCAGATGAAGTAGTCGAATCTGTAGAGGAAGACGGAGAAAATGACTCCCCAGATGATGGTGCAGATCCAGGCTCCGAGGAAGCCCTCGACTGTCTTCTTGGGCGAGATGGCAATGAGCTGGTGCTTGCCGAAAGTGATGCCACAAAGGTAGGCAAAAATGTCATTAGAAATGACAAGGCCGGCGGGGACAAAGAACCAGAAGAGACCCTGGAAGATGTTGTTGACGATGAAGTGAGCCTGGACGACACCAAACAGCAGGGTCATGTGGGTGAGGCAGAACTGGGTGAACTGGAACCGATAgtggttcttctccagggAGGCGACAAAGAAGACAAAGCCGAGAATGTACAGGCAGTAGGAGAGGAACCGGTGGTGTAGGAAGAGGGTGTTGAGGGTGTTTTCCAGGTCCGAGTTGTTCTGCTTGATGAATCGGATGATATTCTCGCCCTCCAGAAAGTAGATTGTGGTGGCGAGGAAGTACCAGTTAAGGGATCGAACCCAGGGCAGCTTTTTCTCGCTGGCGGGCTCTGAAGCCAGATTTatcacctccttgaag
This genomic interval from Yarrowia lipolytica chromosome 1E, complete sequence contains the following:
- a CDS encoding uncharacterized protein (Compare to YALI0E14443g, similar to uniprot|P38221 Saccharomyces cerevisiae YBR029c CDS1 CDP-diacylglycerol synthase singleton, similar to Saccharomyces cerevisiae CDS1 (YBR029C); ancestral locus Anc_3.230), with the protein product MSEKIDAHTSGADSASVSRVTSRANSKVSSLNTSRDSSREAEYLKKAAKDSSPESKKQAFIVRTIWSLVMIVFFFAVLAAGHIWVIALVGLVQILTFKEVINLASEPASEKKLPWVRSLNWYFLATTIYFLEGENIIRFIKQNNSDLENTLNTLFLHHRFLSYCLYILGFVFFVASLEKNHYRFQFTQFCLTHMTLLFGVVQAHFIVNNIFQGLFWFFVPAGLVISNDIFAYLCGITFGKHQLIAISPKKTVEGFLGAWICTIIWGVIFSVFLYRFDYFICPVEDMGTNLFSNLTCVPNPVFMPKEYPIPTEFLRQLTHKTTFSAAPIHFHVGILASFASLVAPFGGFFASGLKRAFQVKDFGDTIPGHGGITDRMDCQFLMGFFSYLYYETFVSNHVSKVETLLNTLMFTFTRQQQEEFVRQFFEWAKNEGLLTGFCAVLE